In the Streptomyces sp. SJL17-4 genome, CCCCAGGCCGCGCCTCACGGGCCCGGCACCCCACGGCGGGCCCCCGATTCCCCTCGGGAGGAACAGAAGTGAGGACCATGCGCACCACCCCCACGAGAACCGTCCGGCTGCTCGCCGTCGCGGCGGGCCTCGCCGCCGCCGCGGCGCTCGCCGCCCCCACCGCGAGCGCCGGCACCGCCGACACCGCACAGAGCCCCCGCACCTTCGACGCCGCCGCCCTCTCGGCGACCGGTGACGCCGTACTCGCCGCCGACGTGGCCGGCACCGCCTGGCACGTCGACACCGCCACCGGCAAGCTGGTCGTCACCGCCGACTCCACCGTCTCCCCGGCCGAGATCGCGAAGATCAAGCGGCAGGCCGGCGCGAACGCGGACGCCATCCGGGTCGAACGCACCCCCGGAAAGTTCAGCAAGCTGATATCCGGCGGCGACGCGATCTACGCCACCAGCTGGCGCTGCTCGCTCGGCTTCAACGTCAAGGACAGCGCGGGGAACTTCTACTTCCTCACCGCCGGTCACTGCACCGACGGCGCGGGCAGCTGGTACTCCAACTCCTCCCGGACCACCGTCCTCGGCAGTACGTCGGGGTCGAGCTTCCCCACCAACGACTACGGCATCGTCCGCTACACCAACAGCAACGTCACCAAGTCCGGCACCGTCGGCAACGTGGACATCACCAGCGCCGCCAACGCGACGGTCGGCATGTCGGTCACCCGCCGGGGTTCCACCACGGGCACCCACAGCGGCTCGGTCACCGGTCTCAACGCCACCGTGAACTACGGCGGCGGGGACATCGTCTACGGCATGATCCGCACGAACGTCTGCGCCGAGCCCGGCGACTCCGGCGGCCCGCTCTACTCCGGCAGCCGCGCGATCGGCCTCACCTCGGGCGGCAGCGGCAACTGCTCCTCGGGTGGGACGACCTTCTTCCAGCCCGTGACGGAGGCGCTGAGCGCGTACGGGGTCAGCGTCTTCTAGGCGGCCTCGGGACGCACGTACCGGAGTCCCTTTGCGAATGGGTTCACAAAGGGACTTCCGGCCCCTCCCCGCAGGCCCTTTTCCGGCCGCGGGCGGACTTCAGCCGCAGCGGTTCGGGGGCTCAGAGGGTCCGCGCGCCGCTCGCGGTCTCGACTTCCTCCGCGATCGGCTCCGACTCGGGCTTGCGCTTCAGGGAGGACATGACCAGGGTGACGACCACGCCGACGACCGCCCAGGCCGAGAGGACCAGCATCGAGCCCGTCATGTCGTTGCCCTTGAAGTAGGCGATCGAGCGCGCCGCCCAGGTGCCGGCGCCCGGGGGCAGGGCGGGGCCGATCGCGTTCCAGAACGGGGGCAGCATCGGCAGCGGGAAGGCGCCTCCCGCGCTGGGGTTGCCCGCGACCACGATGAGCAGGATCGCCAGGCCGATGCCGACGATCCCGAAGACCGCCTGCAGGGCGAGGGTGGCGGCGCCGACGGCGAAGACGACCAGCGTCCCGAGCCCCCACAGGGCGGCGACGCTGCCGGGCAGGGCGCCCAGGACCGGGCCGACGATGACCGCGCCGCCGAGCCCGCCGAGGACCGAGTAGATCGCGAGGACCCCGAGGCGGATGATCGCGCGTTCCCGGTTCGCGGGCCGGGAGCCCGCGCTGATCGCCAGGATCGCGGCGCAGATGTAGCCGCCGACGCACCAGCCGACGACGAGGTAGAAGGCCGAGAGCCCGTCGAAGTCCTCCGCGGACGCGGGGGCCACGTCGACGGTCCGTACGGTGCGCTGCTGGGTCCCCTCCACCCGGGTGAGGATCGTCTCCAGGGCCGAGGAGAGCACGGTGCCGCCGCCGGAGGCCACGAGCAGGGTGTCGGTGCGGCCGGTGGGGTCGACGACCAGGGCGCCGTCGATGTCCCGGTTCAGGATCTGGTTCCGTGCCGTGGCCTCGTCGGCGACCGTACGGGGGTCGAGCGGGGCGCCGGGGAGCTGGTCCAGCTGCCCGACGAGCTGTGCGGAGACCTGTTGCGGCGCGACGACGCCGAAGGGGACGTCCCTCGGCTTGGGGTGGTGCAGGGCCCCGACGTACGAGGTGATGAACAGCAGCTGGAGGGCGAAGACGCCGACGACCAGGAGGGCGGCTCGGGGGGTGACGGCGCTTTTCAGTTCGTCGACGAGGCTCATGCCCCCACGCTCCGGGGCAGGGGGTGTTTCTGCAGGTGGGATGCGCCCGAATGGTTGACCGGAGGACGACCCGGCACGCTTATCGTACGGACGTTCGAAATGGGTTAAGGTGAAGAACGAGGGGGTGGGAACGTACGTACGATTTCGATGCGGGAGCCGGGAGGTGCGCCATGCCGGGGTTCACGCATCTGCACACCACGTCGGGCTACTCCCTGCGCTACGGCGCCTCCCACCCCGAGCGACTCGCCGCGCGTGCCGCCGAGCGCGGCATGGACGCGCTCGCCCTGACCGACCGCGACACCCTCGCGGGCACGATCCGCTTCGCGAAGGCCTGCGCGAAGGCAGGGATCCGCCCCCTGTTCGGCGTGGACCTCGCCTACGAGCCGACAGCGCCCGGACCGGGGCCGGGACGGTCCGGACCGGGGGAGGGGAAGGCGCGGGCGTCCGCGTCCGGCGGCACGCGGGACCTCGGGCGGGTGTCCGACGGCGGCCCGCAGGACATCCGAACGGCGCCCGGCAACGCGCAGGACACCCGAAGGGTGCCCGACCGCGGCCCGCAGGACATCCGGCGAGTGCCCATCCGCGGCGGCGCCTTCGTCGACGAGTCCGCGCCCCGCGCCCTCTTCCTCGCCCGCTCCCGCACCGGCTGGGCCTCGCTCTGCGCGATGATCACCGCCGCCCACGCCGGAGGCGGGGAGCGGCCCCTGCTGCCCTGGTCCGCCCTGTGCGACGACGACGTCTTCGTCCTCCTCGGCCCCGACTCCGACGTCGGACGGGCCCTCGCCGCCGGCCGCCCCGACCGGGCCGTCCGTCTGCTCGCGCCCTGGCGCGAGCGGTACGGCGACGCGCTGCGCCTCGCGGCCGTCGACCACGGGCGCTCCGGCACCGGACCCGGCTCCCTGCGGCTCGCCGCCCGTACCGTCGGCTTCGCCGCCGAGCAGGGCGTCCGGCCGGTCCTCAGCAACGCCGTCCGGTACGCCGACCCCGGCCAGGGCCCGGTCGCCGACGTCCTCGACTCCGCCCGCCGCCTCGTCCCCGTCGACCCCCGCAAGGAGCTCGACAGCGGCCAGGCCTGGCTCAAGGGGACCGACGGCCCCGACGGCATGCTCGCCGCCGCCGAACGGATCGTCGAGGCCGCCGGCTTCCGTCGGGACACCGCCCACCGGCTCCTCGAACAGACCGCGACGGTCGCCGCCGCCTGCCTGGTCGACCCCGAGGACGACCTCGGCATCGGCTCCGCGCACTTCCCCGAACCGCACCTCGTCGGCGCCGAGCACCGCACCGCCCAGCGCGTCCTCACCTCCCGCGCCGCCGCCGGCATGATCCTCAAGGGGTACGAGAAACGGGGCGCCTACTGGGACCGGATGCACCGCGAGCTGGACGTCATCGCCCACCACCGCTTCGCCCCCTACTTCCTGACGGTCGCCCAGGTCGTCGACGACGTACGGCAGATGGGCATCCGGGTCGCCGCCCGGGGCTCCGGTGCCGGCTCCCTCGTCAACCACCTCCTCGGCATCGCCCACGCCGACCCGGTCGAGCACGGCCTCCTGATGGAACGCTTCCTCTCCAAGCGCCGCACCGCCCTGCCCGACATCGACATCGACGTGGAGTCCGCCCGCCGTCTGGAGGTCTACCGGGCGATCATCGACCGCTTCGGCACCGCACGCGTCGCCACCGTCTCCATGCCCGAGACCTACCGGGTCCGCCACGCGGTACGGGACGTGGGCGCGGCCCTCTCCCTGGACCCGGCCGAGATCGACCGGATCGCCAAGGCCTTCCCGCACATCCGCGCCCGTGACGCCCTCGCCGCCCTCGACGAACTGCCCGAACTGCGCGAACTCGCGGAGGAGTCGCGACGGGAAGGAGGGAAGTACGGCAGGCTCTGGGAGCTGGTCGAAGCCCTCGACGCGCTCCCGCGCGGCACCGCCATGCACCCCTGCGGCGTCCTCCTCTCGGACGCCTCGCTGCTCGCCCGTACCCCCGTGGTGCCCACCAGCGGCGAGGGCTTCCCCATGTCCCAGTTCGACAAGGAGGACGTGGAGGACCTCGGGCTGCTCAAGCTCGACGTCCTCGGCGTGCGGATGCAGTCCGCGATGGCCCACGCCGTCGCCGAGGTCGAGCGGGCCACCGGCAACCGCCCGGACATCGACGCCGTCCCGGAGGGCGACCCCGAGACGTACCGGCTCATCCGCTCCACCGAGACCCTCGGCTGCTTCCAGATCGAGTCGCCGGGCCAGCGCGACCTGGTCGGCCGGCTCCAGCCCGCCACCTTCCACGACCTCGTCGTCGACATCTCGCTCTTCCGGCCGGGCCCGGTCGCCGCCGACATGGTCCGCCCCTTCATCGAGGCCCGGCACGGCCGCGCGCCCGTCCGCTACCCGCACCCCGACCTGGAGGAGACGCTGCGGGAGACGTACGGCGTGGTCGTCTTCCACGAGCAGATCATCGAGATCGTACGGATCATGACCGGCTGCGGCCGCGACGAGGCCGACCAGGTACGGCGCGGGCTCTCGGACCCGGAGTCGCAGGGCCGGATCAAGCTCTGGTTCGCCCGGCAGGCCTCGGCGCGCGGATACGCGGACGAGGTCGTCGCCCGTACCTGGGAGATCGTGGCCGCCTTCGGCTCGTACGGCTTCTGCAAGGCGCACGCGGTGGCCTTCGCCGTACCGACGTACCAGTCCGCCTGGCTCAAGGCGCACCACCCGGCCGCCTTCTACGCCGGGCTGCTCACCCACGACCCCGGCATGTACCCCAAGCGGCTGCTGCTCGCGGACGCGCGACGGCGGGGGGTGCCGGTGCTGCCGCTGGATGTGAACCGGTCGGCGGTCGCCCACCGTATCGAACTGGTGTCTGAATCATCGGATTCCCCGCCCGCGACCCGGTGGGGGCTCCGGCTGGGCCTCACCGACGTCCATGGCATCAGCGAGGCCGAGAGCGCACGGATCGAGGCCGGGCAGCCGTACGCCTCCCTCCTCGACTTCTGGGAGCGGGCCCGCCCCCGCACCCCCGTCGCCGAACGGCTCGCCCAGGTCGGCGCGTTGGACGCCTTCGGCGCCAACCGCCGCGACCTCCTCCTGCACCTCACCGAACTCCGGCGCATCCAGCGCGGAGCCGCCTCGCACGGCGGTCAACTCCCGCTCGCCCAGGGCGGGAAGACCGCCCCGATCGGCCTGCCCGACCTCGACGAGACGGAACGCCTCAGCGCCGAGCTCGGCATCCTCGGCATGGACGCCTCCCGGCACCTCATGGGCGACCACCACGCCTTCCTCCGCGAACTCGGCGTCGTCTCCGCCCAGCGCCTCCGCGAGACCCCGCACGGCAGGACCGTCCTCGTCGCGGGCGCCAAGGCCGCCACCCAGACCCCGCCGATCCGCTCCGGCAAGCGCGTCATCTTCACCACCCTCGACGACGGCACCGGTCTGGTCGACCTCGCCTTCTTCGACGACGCCCACGAGCGCTGCGCCCACACCGTCTTCCACTCCTGGCTGCTGCTGGTCCGGGGAGTGGTGCAGCGGCGCGGTCCGCGCAGCGTCAGCGTGGTCGGCGCCGCGGCCTGGAACCTCGCCGAACTCGTCGAACTCCGGGCGTCCGGCGGCCTGGACGCGGTGGGAGACCTGCTCGCCGAACCCGACCCGGCCGCCCCGGCGGTTCTGGCCGGCGGGAACGGTGACTCCGGCCGCCGCATCACGATGTCCACCGGGTACGAGATGAACCCCTGGGCCGACCTCGAGCCGGCGGGCGAAGGGGCTCCGAACGGACGGAAGTTGTGGCACAGCAGCCCGGGTTCGGCGGGCTGAGCCGCGGTGGGTCAGGGGGTCGCGGCCCCGGAGACCGCCGTGTCGACGGAGGCGTACGTCACGCCGTGGTCGGCCAGGACCTCCGCGACGACCCCGCCGGTCGTGGTGAGGGCGAGCAGGATGTGCTCGTCGCCGATCTCCCGGTCCTTGCGGGCCAGTGCCACCCGGAGGGACTTCTCCAGGACGGTCTTGGCCTCCCGCGAGAAGGAGCGGCGGCCCGACCGCCATCCGGAGTCCTTGCGGTCGCCGGCCAGCGCGCCCTCGCCGTGGGTCTCCTCCACCCGCGCCACGATCGCGCCGACGTCGATGCCGAGGTCCGCCAGCGCCTCCTCGTCCGCCCGGGAGAGCCCCGCCCGGCGCCGGGCGTCGGTCAGCGCGGCCACCAGGGACGGCCGGCGGTCCGGCGGGCACAGGGTGCGCAGGGCCGTCGTCGCCCGGGTGCCCTCCCCGTCGAGCAGGGCGAGGAGCAGATGCTCCTGGGTGACGACCGTCGCGCCACCCCGCTCCGCGTGGTCGACCGCGCCCTTCACCACGGCGCGCGCGGCCTTCGTGAACCGTTCGAACATCACTGCCTCCCGTACTTCTTGTGGACGGCCTGTCGGCTGACACCCAGTTCGGTCGCGATCTCCTGCCACGACCATCCCTGGTTGCGCGCACTGCGCACCTGGACGGCTTCCAGCTGTTCGAGCAATCGCCTCAGGGCGGAGACGGCCCGTAGCCCGACCCGTGGGTCGCGGTCGCCCGCCCGTGCGGCGAGATCGGTCGCATCGGTCATGCCGTCAACTTACGTTGACAGGCCCCTCTCGTCAACCCTGGTTGACATCAAACGACTCGCACAAATATTCGAACATGCTCTAGGCTGAGAGAACGGGAGGGGGCGTTCAGGGACGAACAGGGACAGGAGGCGGAGGAGAGCGACATGATCCTCTGTGTACGGTTCCGGCTCGAACCCCCCGCTTTCGCGACGGGAGGGGCCGAGGCCCTGCTTCCCCCGCTGATCGACCTGCTCGCCGAGTTCACCCCCGTCGTCGAGGCGGCCCCACCCTGCGAGGCGCTCGCCGACGTACGCGGCGCGCTGCGCTACTTCGACCGGAGCCCGGCCGAGCTCGCCTCGGTGATCCGGGTCAGGGCGCTCGCCCTGTACGGCGTCGACTGCGTCATCGGTGCCGGGCCCAACCCGATGCTGGCCCGGATGGCCGCGAGCGAGGCCCGGCCCGGCGCCACCCTCGTCGTCGACGACCCCGCGGCCTTCCTGCGCGACCGGCCGGTCGTCGCGCTCGACGGCGTCGGCCGCGCCACCGCCCGCACCCTCTGCGGCTACGGACTCGACTCCGTCGGCCGCGTCGCCGACGCGCCGCTCGCCGTGCTCCAGCGGCTCGTCGGCGCGAAGACCGGCCGCGACCTGTGGGAGCGGGCCCGGGGCATCGACCGCACCCCCGTCGTCCCGCACGCGGCCTCCCGGTCGGTCGCGGCCGAACGTTCCTTCCCGCGCGACGAGACCGACCGGACGCAGCAGCGCCGGGCCCTCCTCTCGCTCGCCGAGGAACTGGGCACCCGGCTGCGCACGGAGGGGCAGGTGTGCCGCTCGCTCGCCGTCACCGTGCGGTACGCGGACCGGACCACGACCACCCGGAGCCGTACGCTGCCCGAACCCACCGCCCACTCGGCGGCGCTCATCGCCCTCGCGTACGCCGTCCACGACTCCTTCGGCCTCCAGCGGGCCCGGGTGCGGGGAATCGCCCTGCGCGCCGAGGGTCTCGCGGGCGCGGAGGGGGCGGCGCACCAGCTGTCCCTGGACCCGGCGGACGAGAAGGCCCGGCGGATCGAGGCGGTGGCGGACAAGGCACGGGCGAAATTCGGTCCGCGGGCGGTACTGCCGGGCTCACTGGCGGCCTGACGGCCCTTTCGCCGGGCTCTCGTGACGACACATCACTTTTTTACCGACGCGTAACTTCCCAGCCAAGCCTACTCGTGCGTAGCTTGGCTGAAGCGCATCCCCACCGCGCAATCCCCACCGCGACGCGTCACTACCTCGACCGTCGCACGTCACCACCGCGACGCGTCACTACCTCGACCGTCGCACGTCACCACCGCACACCCCCACTTGTGGTCCGGACCGCAGGGCACAGCACCCCCACCATCCCCTTGAGCCGCAAGGAGATCGCCCGATGCTGCCCTGGAAACACGCCGTCAGAGCCCTGTCCGTCCTGCTGCTGACCGCCGCCGCCACCCTCGCCCCGACCACCGCCGCCTCGGCCCGAACCGAGACCGTCGCCGCCACCAGCCGGGGCTGGAACGACTACTCCTGCAAGCCCTCCGCCGCGCACCCGCGGCCCGTCGTCCTCGTCCACGGGACCCTCGGGAACTCCGTCGACAACTGGCTCGCCCTCGCGCCGTACCTGGTCAACCGCGGTTACTGCGTCTTCTCGCTCGACTACGGCCAGCTGCCGAACGTGCCGTTCTTCCACGGTCTCGGGCCCATCGAGGCCTCCGCCGGCCAGCTCGACACCTACGTCGACCGGGTCCTCGCCGCCACCGGCGCCCCCGAGGCGGACATCGTCGGACACTCGCAGGGCGGCATGATGCCCCGCTGGTACCTCAAGTTCCTCGGCGGGGCCGAGAAGGTGAACGCGCTCGTCGGGATCGCCCCCGACAACCACGGCACCACCCTGCTCGGCCTCACCAAGCTCCTGCCGTACTTCCCCGGCGCCGAGGACCTCATCAAGGCCACCACCCCCGCGCTCGCCGACCAGATCGCCGGCTCGCCGTTCATCACCAAGCTCAACGAGGGCGGCGACACCGTGCCCGGGGTCCGCTACCACGTCATCGCGACCCAGTACGACCAGGTGGTCACCCCGTACCGCTCGCAGTTCCTGAGCGGCCCGAACGTCACCAACGTCCTCATCCAGGACAAGTGCGCGCTCGACCTGTCCGAGCACGTGGCGATCGGCACGGTGGACCGGGTCACCTTCCACGAGGTGGCGAATGCCCTCGACCCGGCCCACGCGACCCCGACCACCTGCCTCTCGGTGATCGGCTAGGCCCTCCGGCCCCGGTCCTAGCGCTGGGTACGCCGCCGGCGCGTCGACCCGAAGAGCACGGCCGCGCCGAGCGCGAGCACGGCGGCGCCACCGACCGCGAGATACGGGGTCGTGGCGTCGCCACCGGTCTCGGCCAGCTCCACACCGGAGTCCGAACCGGTCGCCGGAGCAGGCGCGTTGGGCGCGGCGGACGAGGCCTCGGCGGTCTCCGGTTCGGCGGCCGGGGCGGGCTGCGCCTCCTGGCCGGTCTCCTGGCTCGGCTCCTGGCTCGGCTCGGGTGCCGCGCCCGTCTGCTCCGCACCCGTGGAGGCGTCACCGTCCCCGTGCCCGCCGTGCTCGACCGAGGACTCGTCCTGACCGTCCTCGATCTGCTCGTCGCTCGGCGCGGAGGCGGTCGGCGCCGGGGCCGTACCGCCGCCGCTGTCCTTCCCGAACACCACGTCCGAGCAGGTGTAGAAGGCCTCGGGGGAGTCCGAGCGCTGCCAGATCGAGTAGATCAGGTGGCGGCCGGACTTCTTCGGCACCGTGCCCTGGAAGACGTAGTCGCCGCCCTCCATCCGCGGGTCGGTCACCGTGGCGAACGGCGTGTCCTCCAGGTCCGACCACGTCAGCGGCTTCGACGGGTCGTACCCGTCCTTCGTCACGTACAGCGCGAACGAGCCCCGGTGCGGCGCGGTCCCCTTGTAACGGAAGGTGTGCGCACCGGAGTTCATGCTGCTCGCCGGCCAGTCGGCCCGCGCGAGGTCGAGACCCCGGTACTTGTCGTTGGCCGCGCTGCACAGCTTGCCGTCCGGGATCAGCTCACGGTGCTTCCCGGCGGCGTCGGCGATGTTCACCGCGTTCCAGTCGTAGAACGCCTGCGCCCCGCTCGCCGCCACGGCCGCCTTGCAGGCCGCCGACTTCGGCGCCTCGGGCCCCTCCGCGTAACAGGCCGAGACCCGGCTCACCGGATCGGTCATCGACCCGTGCGCGAACGCGGGCGCGGACGCGAGCCCGATCCCGGAGAGAGCCAGAACCGCGGTGGCGGTGACGGCGGCGGTACGGCGAGAAGTCATGGGGGGACAGCTCCTTCACGAGGGTGAGGTGGGGGGTTGCCCAGAAAGCTAGCCGCCCGAATCCACCAAGAACCCGCTGGAGAGCCGGAGAGGACGATCCTTAGGGCCGCTTTAAGGAACGGCTAAGCGGCGGCTGAGGAAGCCCCGGCGCCGACGCCGTCAGCCCAGCCGCCGGTAGCGCCGCTCCGGCCGTCCCGTCCCCCCGTACCGCAGCGTGATCTCCGCTCGGCCCGTCTCCGCGAAGTACTCCAGATAGCGGCGGGCGCTCACCCGGGACAGGGAGCCGGCCTCCGCGCACTCCGTCGCCGACAGACCCTCCGGGTGGGCGCGGAGGACCGAGTCGACCAGGTCGGCCGTATGGGCTGCCAGGCCCTTCGGGAGTTCCCGGGAGCCGCGCGGGCGGGTGCCGAAGATCTGGTCGACGTCCTCCTGGCGGGCCTCGTCGAGTTCGTCGAGACGGCTGCGCAGCGAGGCCACGTGGCGGAGCTGCTCGTGCAGCGCCGCCTGGCTGAACGGCTTGATCAGATAGTGCAGCGCCCCCGCCCGCAGCGCCTCGCGGATCGTGCCCACGTCCCGCGCCGCCGTGATGAAGAGCGCGTCCATGCCCAGGCCCGCCGCCCGCAGCTCCCGCAGCACCTGGATGCCGTCCATGTCCGGCAGGAACACGTCGAGGAGCACCAGGTCGGGCCTGAGCCGCTCGGCCGCCCGCAGGGCGTCGGCGCCGCTGTGCGCGACCCCGGACACCGTGAAGCCCGCCACCGCCGACACATAGCGGCAGTGCAGCTTGGCGACCATGAAGTCGTCGTCCACCACCAGCACGTTCGTCACGACGACCCACGCTAGGTCCCGACCGCAACGACCACAACGTCCGTTGATTGCGGAAGAGAGACAGCTTCTTAACGCGAGGGCAACATGTGGGCCACCTCACACCCCCATTCCCCTTCTACCTGAGAGGCGGCACACGTGCGGTTGCGCACCCCCTTCGCCCTCCTCGGGGCCGCGCTCCTGGTGCTGGTGGGTCCGCCACTGCTCAGTCCCGGCAGCGGCTCCGACACCGGCACCCGGATACCCGGCCTGCGATTCATGGTCCCCAACACCCCCGGCGGCGGTTACGACATCACCGCCCGCACCGCCGCCAAGAACGCCGAGGAGGCGGACCTCACCGGCGACATCGAGGTCTTCAACCTGCCCGGCGCGGGCGGCACCGTCGGCCTCACCCGGCTCGTCGGCGAACGCGGCAACGGCCGGCTCGCCATGTCCATGGGCCTCGGCGTCGTCGGCGCCGTCCACACCAACGAGACCCCCAGAACCCTCGCGGACACCACCCCGATCGCCCGGCTCACCGAGGAGCAGGACATCGTCGTGGTCGGCAAGGACTCCCCGTACAGGACGATCGACGAGCTGCTCGCCGCCTGGAAGAAGAACCCCGGCAAGCTGCCCGTCGGCGGCGGCTCCTCGCCCGGCGGCCCCGACCACCTCGCCCCCATGCTGATGGCCCAGGCCGCGGGCATCGCCCCCAAGGACGTCAACTACGTCCCCTTCGACGGCGGCGGCGAACTCCTCGCCTCCATCCTCGGCGACAAGGTCGCCTTCGGCGTCTCCGGCGTCGGCGAGTACCTCGACCAGATCAAGGCCGGCGAACTGCGCCTGCTCGCCGTCACGGGACCGAAGCGCGTCCCCGGCCTCGACGCCCCCACCCTCCGCGAGGCGGGCCTCGACACCGAGTTCACCAACTGGCGCGGCATCGTCGCCCCGCCCGGCCTCTCCGACGCCGAGCGCGAGAAGCTCGTCACCCTGGTGACCGAACTCCACGACTCCCCGCAGTGGCGCGAGTCGCTGAAGACCCACGGCTGGAACGACGCCTTCCTGCCCGGCGAGGAGTTCGGCACCTTCCTCGCCGAGCAGGACCGCCGCGTCGGCTCCGTACTGAAGGAGCTCGGCCTGTGAACGAGAAGAAGCCCACCCCCAGGGCCTGGCTGCGCGAGCGGTCCGAACTCGGCGTCGGCGTCCTGCTGTTCGTCCTCGGCGTGCTCGTCCTCACCGACGCCCTCACCCTCGACGCCGACCTCGCCGGCCGCGGCCCCGTCGGTCCCGCCACCGTCCCCCTCGTCGTCGGCTGCGGACTGCTCGTCGTCGCCGTCCTCCTCTCCGTCGACGTCCTGCGCGGCGGCCGCGGCGAGGCCGAGGCCGGTGAGGACGTCGACCTGACCGAGCCCGCCGACTGGCGCACGGTCCTGCTCCTCGCCGGCGTCTTCCTCGCCTTCGCCGTCCTCATCGGCCCCGTCGGCTTCCCCGTCGCCGGAGCGCTCCTCTTCTGGGGCGCGGCGTACGCCCTCGGCAGCCGCCACCTCCACCGCGACCCGCTGATCGCAGCCGTCCTCTCGCTCCTGACCTACGCCGTCTTCGACAAGCTGCTCGGCGTCCCGCTGCCCGGCGGTCCGCTGATGGGAGTGATCTGACCCATGGATTCCCTGAACTCCCTCATCGACGGCTTCGGCACCGCCCTCACCCCGATGAACCTGCTCTGGGCCGCCCTCGGCGTGCTCCTCGGCACCGCCATCGGCGTCCTGCCCGGCATCGGCCCCGCCATGGCCGTGGCCCTGCTGCTGCCGGTGACGTACGGCCTCGAACCGACCGGCGCGTTCATCATGTTCGCCGGCATCTACTACGGCGCCATGTTCGGCGGCTCCACGACCTCGATCCTCCTCAACACCCCCGGGGAGAGCGCGGCCGTCGTGGCCGCGATCGAGGGCAACCCGATGGCCAAGGCGGGCCGGGGCGCGCAGGCGCTCGCCGCGGCCGCCATCGGTCACTTCGCCGGCGGCATGATCGGCACGATCCTGCTC is a window encoding:
- a CDS encoding response regulator, which encodes MTNVLVVDDDFMVAKLHCRYVSAVAGFTVSGVAHSGADALRAAERLRPDLVLLDVFLPDMDGIQVLRELRAAGLGMDALFITAARDVGTIREALRAGALHYLIKPFSQAALHEQLRHVASLRSRLDELDEARQEDVDQIFGTRPRGSRELPKGLAAHTADLVDSVLRAHPEGLSATECAEAGSLSRVSARRYLEYFAETGRAEITLRYGGTGRPERRYRRLG
- a CDS encoding tripartite tricarboxylate transporter TctB family protein, which encodes MNEKKPTPRAWLRERSELGVGVLLFVLGVLVLTDALTLDADLAGRGPVGPATVPLVVGCGLLVVAVLLSVDVLRGGRGEAEAGEDVDLTEPADWRTVLLLAGVFLAFAVLIGPVGFPVAGALLFWGAAYALGSRHLHRDPLIAAVLSLLTYAVFDKLLGVPLPGGPLMGVI
- a CDS encoding tripartite tricarboxylate transporter substrate binding protein, with product MRLRTPFALLGAALLVLVGPPLLSPGSGSDTGTRIPGLRFMVPNTPGGGYDITARTAAKNAEEADLTGDIEVFNLPGAGGTVGLTRLVGERGNGRLAMSMGLGVVGAVHTNETPRTLADTTPIARLTEEQDIVVVGKDSPYRTIDELLAAWKKNPGKLPVGGGSSPGGPDHLAPMLMAQAAGIAPKDVNYVPFDGGGELLASILGDKVAFGVSGVGEYLDQIKAGELRLLAVTGPKRVPGLDAPTLREAGLDTEFTNWRGIVAPPGLSDAEREKLVTLVTELHDSPQWRESLKTHGWNDAFLPGEEFGTFLAEQDRRVGSVLKELGL